One Cuculus canorus isolate bCucCan1 chromosome 1, bCucCan1.pri, whole genome shotgun sequence DNA segment encodes these proteins:
- the LOC104056650 gene encoding lysozyme g produces the protein MIPGLLLLGLMALVAPSTSYSCYGDISTLQAPTLSCTAVRAPDCGLAVVRRIAEADVVRLRKYEIPIKRVARNLCLDPALIAGIISQESRVGLLLNNGWDQQQQKYGLMQIGRQRRYPYTVWDSEEHINQGSTMLVLAINEVRARHPTWTWDRQLRGGICNYRAKMGNFQVYEEDPCDGDNYYVNSVIGRAQYFKTHGF, from the exons ATGATTCCTGGACTGCTCTTGCTGGGCCTTATGGCCCTTGTTG ctcCGTCCACGAGTTACAGTTGCTATGGTGATATAAGTACTCTTCAAGCCCCCACGCTCTCCTGTACAGCTGTAAGAGCCCCAGACTGCG GACTTGCCGTGGTACGGAGGATTGCTGAGGCAGACGTTGTACGCCTGAGGAAATATGAGATCCCGATTAAGAGAGTAGCCAGAAACCTGTGTTTGGACCCAGCACTCATCGCTGGCATCATCTCACAGGAAAGCCGTGTTGGCTTGCTCCTCAACAATGGCTGggaccagcagcagcagaagtatGGCTTGATGCAG ATTGGCAGGCAGCGACGATACCCTTACACAGTGTGGGATAGTGAAGAACACATAAATCAGGGCTCAACTATGCTGGTTCTTGCAATCAATGAAGTACGGGCAAGACATCCTACCTGGACCTGGGACCGGCAGCTGAGAG GGGGAATCTGCAACTACCGTGCAAAAATGGGCAACTTCCAGGTCTACGAGGAAGACCCGTGTGATGGTGACAACTACTATGTCAACAGCGTGATTGGGCGAGCCCAGTACTTTAAGACACACGGGTTCTAG